One Caretta caretta isolate rCarCar2 chromosome 6, rCarCar1.hap1, whole genome shotgun sequence genomic region harbors:
- the FLRT2 gene encoding leucine-rich repeat transmembrane protein FLRT2 — protein sequence MGPWTRMWSKDWAAFLKSWLIIFLGLCMQVSKTLACPNVCRCDRNFVYCNERSLTSVPLGIPEGVTVLYLHNNQINNAGFPAELHNVQSVHTVYLYGNQLDEFPMNLPKNVRVLHLQENNIQTISRAALAQLLKLEELHLDDNSISTVGVEDGAFREAVSLKLLFLSKNHLSSVPVGLPVDLQELRVDENRIAIISDMAFQNLTSLERLIVDGNLLTNKGIAEGTFSHLTKLKEFSIVRNSLSYPPPDLPGTHLLRLYLQDNQITHIPLSAFSNLHKLERLDISNNQLRMLVKGVFDNLHNLKQLTARNNPWLCDCSIKWVTEWLKFIPSSINVRGFMCQGPEQVRGMAVRELNMNMLSCPTTTPGLPLITPAPAATLPTTLVPTSSVPTPSDKYSPLPPTTSTLPTVPDREGGEMVTPPISERIQLSIHFVNDTCIQVNWLSLFTVMAYKLTWVKMGHSLVGGIVQERIVSGEKQHVSLVNLEPKSTYRICLVPLDAFNNYRAGEDTVCSEATTKASHLNNGSNTASSHEQTTSQNMGSPFLLAGLIGGAVIFVLVVLLSIFCWHMHKKGRYTSQKWKYNRGRRKDDYCEAGTKKDNSILEMTETSFQIVSLNNDQLLKGDFRLQPIYTPNGGINYTDCHIPNSMRYCNSSVSDLDHCHT from the coding sequence ATGGGCCCGTGGACGAGAATGTGGTCCAAAGATTGGGCTGCTTTCCTGAAATCCTGGCTAATAATTTTCCTGGGGCTCTGCATGCAGGTCTCCAAAACTTTGGCCTGTCCAAATGTGTGCCGCTGTGACCGAAACTTTGTCTACTGTAATGAGCGAAGCTTGACCTCAGTGCCTCTTGGGATACCGGAGGGTGTAACCGTACTCTACCTCCACAATAACCAAATTAATAATGCTGGCTTCCCTGCAGAGCTGCACAATGTCCAGTCTGTGCACACGGTCTACCTGTATGGTAACCAATTGGATGAGTTTCCCATGAACCTGCCCAAGAATGTCAGGGTTCTCCACCTGCAGGAAAACAACATTCAAACCATTTCTCGGGCTGCCCTGGCCCAGCTACTGAAGCTGGAAGAGCTGCACCTAGATGACAACTCCATCTCTACTGTAGGGGTTGAGGATGGAGCATTTCGGGAAGCTGTCAGCCTCAAGCTTCTGTTCTTGTCTAAGAATCACTTGAGCAGTGTACCTGTTGGCCTTCCAGTGGACTTACAAGAATTACGAGTTGATGAAAACCGAATTGCCATAATTTCAGACATGGCCTTCCAGAATCTCACGAGCTTGGAACGTCTTATTGTGGATGGCAATCTCCTTACAAATAAAGGTATAGCTGAGGGTACCTTCAGCCATCTGACCAAGCTCAAGGAATTCTCAATAGTACGGAATTCACTATCCTATCCTCCCCCTGATCTTCCAGGTACACATCTGCTGAGGCTCTATCTGCAGGACAACCAGATAACCCACATACCACTTTCAGCCTTTTCAAACCTCCACAAGCTGGAACGGCTTGATATTTCCAACAATCAGCTCCGGATGCTGGTGAAAGGGGTCTTTGATAACCTCCACAACCTGAAGCAGCTCACTGCGCGGAATAATCCCTGGTTATGTGACTGCAGTATTAAATGGGTCACTGAATGGCTCAAATTTATTCCCTCATCCATCAATGTCCGGGGTTTTATGTGCCAGGGACCAGAACAGGTCCGAGGTATGGCTGTCAGGGAGCTCAACATGAATATGTTGTCATGCCCCaccaccactcctggtctgccacttatcaccccagcccctgctgccaccTTGCCAACTACACTGGTTCCCACTTCATCAGTTCCAACTCCAAGTGATAAATACAGTCCTCTCCCGCCCACCACATCCACACTCCCCACTGTGCCTGACAGGGAGGGTGGAGAAATGGTGACACCTCCCATTTCAGAACGGATCCAACTCTCCATCCATTTTGTGAATGACACTTGCATCCAGGTCAACTGGCTGTCCCTTTTTACCGTGATGGCGTACAAACTCACATGGGTTAAAATGGGCCACAGCCTGGTAGGGGGCATTGTTCAAGAACGGATAGTAAGTGGTGAGAAACAGCATGTAAGCTTGGTGAATCTCGAACCCAAATCCACTTATCGGATTTGTTTGGTTCCACTGGATGCTTTTAATAATTACCGAGCTGGAGAAGACACTGTCTGTTCAGAAGCCACAACCAAGGCTTCCCACTTAAACAATGGCAGCAACACAGCCTCCAGCCATGAGCAGACGACTTCTCAGAATATGGGCTCCCCCTTTTTGCTGGCAGGCTTGATTGGGGGTGCAGTGATATTTGTGCTCGTGGTCCTGCTCAGCATCTTTTGCTGGCACATGCATAAAAAGGGGCGCTACACCTCCCAGAAGTGGAAATACAACCGGGGCCGGCGGAAAGATGACTATTGCGAGGCGGGGACCAAGAAGGACAACTCCATCCTGGAGATGACGGAAACCAGCTTCCAGATTGTCTCCTTAAATAACGATCAGCTCCTTAAAGGAGATTTCAGACTGCAGCCCATTTATACCCCAAACGGGGGAATTAACTACACAGACTGCCACATCCCCAACAGCATGCGGTACTGCAACAGCAGTGTCTCAGATCTGGACCACTGTCATACGTGA